Proteins from a single region of Oreochromis niloticus isolate F11D_XX linkage group LG7, O_niloticus_UMD_NMBU, whole genome shotgun sequence:
- the LOC100708952 gene encoding dispanin subfamily A member 2b, whose protein sequence is MTDMFRDTGTEDRVVLVESEERDDELQTEVRPVTAMNPPAYVPMQVRTYDGPSGQPGGSVLVQHTTVNVITEPPKDHFIWSLLCFAYLNPCCLGLAALIYSIKARDRKVAGDLEGARHYGATARQLNITSTVLVALGLLIFIIMIAVVFARISR, encoded by the exons ATGACTGACATGTTTCGTGATACTGGAACTGAAGATAGGGTTGTTTTAGTAGAGTCTGAGGAGAGGGACGATGAACTTCAAA CTGAGGTCAGACCAGTGACAGCAATGAATCCTCCAGCTTACGTTCCAATGCAGGTGAGGACCTATGATGGGCCCTCTGGACAGCCTGGAGGATCTGTATTGGTTCAGCACACCACTGTGAACGTCATCACTGAGCCTCCAAAGGACCATTTTATCTGGTCCCTCCTCTGCTTTGCCTACTTAAACCCTTGTTGTCTTGGACTTGCAGCTCTCATTTATTCTATCAAG GCCAGAGACCGGAAGGTGGCTGGAGATTTGGAGGGTGCACGGCATTATGGGGCCACTGCTCGCCAGCTTAACATCACCTCCACAGTCCTGGTTGCCCTTGGACTCCTGATATTCATTATTATGATCGCAGTTGTTTTTGCACGGATATCTCGTTAA